A single region of the Nocardioides ochotonae genome encodes:
- the glmS gene encoding glutamine--fructose-6-phosphate transaminase (isomerizing), whose translation MCGIVGSIGTQQAAPLLLEGLARLEHRGYDSAGVAVLPPTAGSSPRIVKRAGRVRDLADALPKRFAGKVGIGHTRWATHGPATDANAHPHTDETGKVAVVHNGIIDNAAGLRAGLVDAGVEFTSDTDTEVLAHLIGRSGADTLEAKVAEALSAVEGTYGIAVLHADFPDRIVVARNGSPLIIGVGDKEMHVASDLAALVRYTTTVAHLEEGEMATLTAGGFATYRQDLTATATRPTHLDIDADAFDAGDCDSYMLKEILEQPAACERMLSGRLDDRFGTAHLGGLGLDAREIRAVRRVKLLGCGSAHYVGQMGATLIEELARIPADAEAASEFRYRNPVIEPDTLYVAISQSGETVDTLLAVQEVRRKGGRVVGLVNVVGSAIARECDGGIYLHAGPEVAVASTKALTTMFLGCALLALQLGRVRDLSVADGRRLITALQALPAQIQQVLDQEKELIPLAQRLAEAESLFFVGRVRGYPVAREGAQKFKEISYRHAEAYQTSELKHGPLALISPAVPTIAIVPHDELVDRNVGALHEIAARGGPLVVLTHPGVDLGGLEAEADVARIDVPRTERELDPALLTIPLQLLAYHAATHLGLDVDKPRNLAKSVTVE comes from the coding sequence ATGTGCGGAATCGTCGGTTCCATCGGCACCCAGCAGGCGGCCCCGCTGCTGCTCGAGGGCCTGGCCAGACTCGAGCACCGGGGCTACGACTCCGCCGGGGTCGCGGTCCTGCCCCCGACCGCCGGCAGCAGCCCGCGCATCGTCAAGCGCGCCGGGCGGGTCCGCGATCTCGCCGACGCGCTGCCGAAGCGCTTCGCCGGCAAGGTCGGGATCGGCCACACCCGCTGGGCCACCCACGGTCCCGCCACCGACGCCAACGCCCACCCCCACACCGACGAGACCGGCAAGGTCGCGGTGGTGCACAACGGGATCATCGACAACGCCGCCGGGCTGCGCGCCGGCCTGGTCGACGCCGGCGTCGAGTTCACCTCCGACACCGACACCGAGGTGCTGGCCCACCTCATCGGCCGCTCCGGGGCCGACACCCTCGAGGCCAAGGTCGCCGAGGCGCTGTCGGCGGTCGAGGGCACCTACGGCATCGCGGTCCTGCACGCCGACTTCCCCGACCGGATCGTGGTGGCCCGCAACGGCAGCCCGCTGATCATCGGTGTGGGCGACAAGGAGATGCACGTCGCCTCCGACCTCGCGGCGCTGGTGCGGTACACGACCACCGTGGCCCACCTCGAGGAGGGCGAGATGGCCACGCTGACCGCCGGCGGGTTCGCGACGTACCGCCAGGACCTCACCGCCACCGCCACCCGACCCACCCACCTCGACATCGACGCCGACGCCTTCGATGCCGGCGACTGCGACTCCTACATGCTCAAGGAGATCCTCGAGCAGCCGGCCGCCTGTGAGCGGATGCTGAGCGGACGTCTCGACGACCGGTTCGGCACCGCCCACCTCGGCGGGCTCGGGCTGGACGCCCGCGAGATCCGCGCCGTACGCCGGGTCAAGCTGCTCGGCTGCGGGTCGGCGCACTACGTCGGCCAGATGGGCGCCACCCTGATCGAGGAGCTGGCCCGGATCCCGGCCGACGCCGAGGCCGCCAGCGAGTTCCGCTACCGCAATCCCGTCATCGAGCCCGACACCCTCTACGTCGCGATCAGCCAGTCCGGGGAGACCGTGGACACCCTGCTGGCGGTGCAGGAGGTACGCCGCAAGGGCGGTCGCGTGGTCGGGCTGGTCAACGTGGTCGGCAGCGCGATCGCGCGGGAGTGCGACGGCGGCATCTACCTGCACGCCGGGCCCGAGGTGGCGGTCGCCTCGACCAAGGCGCTCACCACGATGTTCCTGGGCTGCGCGCTCCTGGCGCTCCAGCTCGGTCGGGTGCGCGACCTGTCGGTCGCCGACGGTCGCCGATTGATCACCGCGCTGCAGGCGCTGCCCGCCCAGATCCAGCAGGTGCTCGACCAGGAGAAGGAGCTGATCCCGCTCGCGCAGAGGCTGGCCGAGGCCGAGAGCCTCTTCTTCGTGGGACGGGTGCGCGGCTATCCGGTCGCGCGCGAGGGCGCGCAGAAGTTCAAGGAGATCAGCTACCGCCACGCGGAGGCCTACCAGACCTCCGAGCTCAAGCACGGCCCGCTCGCGCTGATCTCGCCCGCGGTGCCGACCATCGCGATCGTGCCCCACGACGAGCTGGTCGACCGCAACGTCGGCGCCCTGCACGAGATCGCCGCCCGCGGCGGCCCGCTGGTCGTCCTCACCCACCCCGGGGTCGACCTCGGGGGACTGGAGGCCGAGGCCGACGTCGCGCGCATTGACGTGCCCCGCACCGAGCGCGAGCTGGACCCGGCGCTGCTCACCATCCCGCTCCAGCTGCTGGCCTACCACGCGGCGACGCACCTGGGCCTCGACGTCGACAAGCCCCGCAACCTGGCCAAGTCGGTCACGGTGGAGTGA